The genomic stretch TTTTAGGTTTAAATATTATCCGTGAAGTTTATCGTGAAGAAAGACAATCTTATAAATTAGATTTAGCTATCGAAGAACATTATGTGATTGAGTTATTTTCTTTTCCTAATCCTCCAAAAAGACCTTCAAGACCGGAATCTTGTGGCTTAAGGCATTTGGCATTCTCGGTAGAAAACGTCAATGAAAAACGTGAAGAATTAATTAAAAAAGGTTTAAACTGCGAAGAAATCCGAATTGATGAATTTACCGGAAAAGAGTTTTTCTTTACACAAGATCCGGATGATTTACCTCTGGAATTTTATGAAAATTAAATCAATTATCGTTGATCAATCATCAATGATAATTAATGCGCAT from Chryseobacterium indoltheticum encodes the following:
- the gloA2 gene encoding SMU1112c/YaeR family gloxylase I-like metalloprotein, with the protein product MKIHHIAIICSDYEVSKKFYTEILGLNIIREVYREERQSYKLDLAIEEHYVIELFSFPNPPKRPSRPESCGLRHLAFSVENVNEKREELIKKGLNCEEIRIDEFTGKEFFFTQDPDDLPLEFYEN